Within the Paludisphaera rhizosphaerae genome, the region GCCGAATACCAGTCGTCGTGCAGCGGAGAGCCGACCACGCCGACGGTCGCCTCCCCCTTGTGGTAGTAGGCGACCGAGATCCCGAAGTGCGGGACGCCGTGGAAGAAGTTGCTGGTGCCGTCGACCGGGTCGATAATCCAGACGTCCTCGCTGGAGAGAACCGCGGCGGCACCCTCGACGTCTCCCTGCCCCTCCTCGCCGTAGATCGCGTGTCCGGGGAACGCGCGCTTGATGACGTCGACGATCGCGCGTTCGGCCTCGACGTCGGCCTTCGTCACGATGTTGAACGAGCCCTCGCCTTCGGCGTTCTTCACGTCGGCCGCCAGACCGGCTTCGAAGTATCCCGCCGCGATCCCGCCGCCGACCTTCGCCGCCGCCAGCGCCGTCTCAAGCTCCGCCTTCCACCTGTCCACGATTCTCAACCCTCCTCGGAATCCGTCGCCTGCCCGACACCGCCCTCGATTATAGACCGAACCACCCTCGGGCCGCCTGCGGTCGCCGTGGGTTCGATTGGGTTCGGTCGCGGCTGAATGGGTTGCGTGGTCACGGCGTATCTTGTGATTGGGGCGTGGTTTGTGTTTGGCTGGTCTGTCCGCGGGCTGGGTTCGTTCGACTCGTTTCGCGCTGCGTTTCGTCGTTGTCTCTGGGAGATCGGCTGTGATGTTGCGAAGCCTGCTCCCGCCGGCCGTCTGTCTATAGAGTGGCGCACGAAACGGATTGGCGACTGTCTTCCGTCGGATTTCCGCCCGACGAACGGACAGCGGTTCGCGGGAGTTTCGGCGTCTCGAACCGAGGGGGGGGCGATCCGCTTCGCCCGTCGCGTCGAGCCTCGGGGGAGATTCAGCGGGTCGACGGCCTTCGGCGTGGGGACGCCGTTGATGGATCGTTTCCTGGTTCCAATGGCTGATCGCCGGCGGTCGCTCGCGAACGATCCTCTCCGTCCGTCCCCACCAGGCGTTGCGTTCGGGCGTGGGGTGATGGGAAAACCGCCTGCGATGGACAAAAATCGGCCGCCGGGTCTTCCGCTGGGCATCGGCTGGTTCGCATAACGCGTTGAGTGGCAGGGTGTTCCGGATCACGGCGGCCGTCGGCGCACATTCTGCGTTAGGCCGCCGTCGATGTGTGTGAAGTATCGGCCCCTCCGTCCTGGATCCACACCCCCACGAAGGATCGCCTGTCGACCATGAGTCTCCCCCACAACAACGACCCTCGTTGGATTCGCGGTTTCACCCTGATCGAGCTGCTGGTCGTCATCGCGATCATCGCCGTGCTGATCGCTCTGCTCCTCCCCGCGGTTCAATCGGCCCGCGAGGCCGCGCGAAGGATTCAGTGCGTCAACAATCTGAAGCAGATCGCTCTCGCGGCTCACAACTACCACGACGTCAACAACTGCTTCCCCACGGCGAGGCCTTCCTCTTCCCCGCAGTACGGCCACATGGTGACGCTCCTGCCGTTCCTGGAGCAGGGCGTTCTGACCAACGCGTTCAACGTCTCGCTTTCGGGAGGGTTCGCCGACCCGGGGAATCAGACGGTGGCGAACACGAATCTGTCGGTCCTGCTCTGCCCGTCGAACCCCAACCAGCAGACCATCCGCCTGCGCAAGTCCAGCTCGACGGGGAAGTCGTACGGGGCGTACATCACCGACGCCAACGGCAACTTCATGACCGGCTGGGTTTGCGACTACTGGGTCAACCACGCCATCAGCGCGGCGACCATGACCCTGCTCGACCCCAGCGCGACGACCGCGCCCGACCCGATCTTCAAGGGGACCGCGCCGAACATGGCGATGGTCACCGACGGGCTCTCGAACACCACGATGTTCCTGGAGCATGCGGGCTACGACAAGCACTACGTCAAGGGCGTGGGCTGGCCGATGCCGGATTCGGACCTCACGCTCGACCAGCCCGGCGCCTGGGGCGCCTGGCTCGGCTGGTGCGCGTTCATGGTTCAGGGGTATTCCAACTCGCCGCCGCCGACCAATACCAGTACCCCGGCCGGAACGGCCTGCGCGATCAACTGCAACAACTCGCAGGGGGTCTTCGGCTTCCACCCGGCCGGGGCGAACGTCGCCATGGGGGACGGCAGCGTCCGGATGTTCTCCACGAGCATGACGGTCGCCAACCTGATGGCTCTGGTCAGCCGGAGCGGCGGGGAGATCGTCTCGCAATGACGCCTGCGCCCCGGCTCGCCCGCGTTCTCGCCCTTCTGATCCCGGCCGCGGCCATGGGCTGCGGCGGACCGACGCCCTGCATCGTGTCGGGGTCGATCCTCGTCGACGATCAGCCGGCGGAAGGGGTGTACGTCGTCTTCCACCCGGCCGGAAAGCCGGCGTCGTCTCCGGACGTCGGCTCCTCCCGGACCGTCCAGGACGGCTCGTTCAAGGCGATCGTGGAAGCGCCGGGGGAATCGGCCGTGACCGTCTTCTGGCCCCGGGCGAAGCTCCAGGACGGCGATCTTCTTGAAGGACCGGACCTGTTTGGGGGCAAGCATCGCGACCCTCAAAACCCGGTGGCGACGCTGACCGTCGAGGAAGGCGACAACGCCCTGGCCCCCATCAAGTTGACGAGCCCCCCGCACGGGAAGCGATCGTCCGTCAGACGATGAGATCGCCCCTGTCCGTTTGTCTGATCAATCCGATTGTTTTGCCAGTTTGCTGCTCCGTCGAAGGCCTCTAGCGAGGCCCGGCCAAGCCGCCCTTCTCCCCTCATGGGAGAAGGGAGGATATAGGCCTTACCTCGTCAATTCGACAAGACAC harbors:
- a CDS encoding DUF1559 family PulG-like putative transporter, encoding MSLPHNNDPRWIRGFTLIELLVVIAIIAVLIALLLPAVQSAREAARRIQCVNNLKQIALAAHNYHDVNNCFPTARPSSSPQYGHMVTLLPFLEQGVLTNAFNVSLSGGFADPGNQTVANTNLSVLLCPSNPNQQTIRLRKSSSTGKSYGAYITDANGNFMTGWVCDYWVNHAISAATMTLLDPSATTAPDPIFKGTAPNMAMVTDGLSNTTMFLEHAGYDKHYVKGVGWPMPDSDLTLDQPGAWGAWLGWCAFMVQGYSNSPPPTNTSTPAGTACAINCNNSQGVFGFHPAGANVAMGDGSVRMFSTSMTVANLMALVSRSGGEIVSQ